One genomic segment of Penaeus chinensis breed Huanghai No. 1 chromosome 13, ASM1920278v2, whole genome shotgun sequence includes these proteins:
- the LOC125031645 gene encoding protocadherin-like wing polarity protein stan — MSLSYLDLMARRRDALRRQTQSRVDSARLGARRLTGDSAVSGGFTDGLNEVTAEMTLQVRLVTEAMLFNSVTVRMADMTQEAFLSPLLSYFIDGLAAIIPCPRENIFIFNIQDDTDVESRILNVSFSAKRPDVPGEEFYAPQFLRERVYLHRADLVKLATVEVLPFDDTLCVREPCLNFEECLNVLKFGNASGFISSNSILFRPIYPVNTFACRCPKGFTGMREHYECDTEVNLCYSNPCGNHGTCMRREGGYTCVCLPEFTGKNCEVNMLSGPCVDGICVHGSKCTEEDGRSGNGAGGFKCTNCTRSLYHTSTCELRARRFSRGAFLTFPTLKQRHRIHIKMSFATRERDGLLLYNGRYNEKHDFVALEVVGGAVMFSFSLGTATTRVTATVPGGVDDGDWHTVTVDYYNRSATISLDHCDSALAVRFGHQIGDYHCANTTAQILDPRCASLTESCHRFLDVTGPLQIGGLPALPTTYQVSQQHFHGCIRDLYVDHKFIDLDSYVADNGTYPGCPEKNSFCRSHPCQNGGSCRETFGTFVCTCPTGWGGRYCSEELEVVKQFTGEGFLVVTPHLQSIKLPWSNSLSFRTREQFGLLVITAVGQNANSIIELVDGFIQYRYENTTMKLTETRVDDGLWHNVEVKWMSREVWINLDYGNYEITHSVDSWVAGLYIGKVSVGGVQPSDPAKVTGFKGCIKDVRVGSNKNILAHPTHEGGARNGCVASDPCTSRPCPANSQCVNTWQGYECKCNKGFFGDKCADVCTLNPCSNNATCVHDIHSPKGYRCECPTYKFSGEYCEVVLDQPCPTNWWGYPVCGPCHCDVDKGYDGDCNKTSGECRCEENHYQPEASDACYDCDCYLVGSYGGSCDPLTGQCRCRPGVIGRRCDLCANAFAQVTIRGCEIVYDGCPKNFDMIWWEQTAFDGKTVQPCPAGAQGQASRSCHKEVGWGAPDMFNCVSDTFIELRDLLRSLDNEELEITTYLAVKISEDLNYACSITPSMWGSDVLIASRLLIVLLEYEGHQEGLNLTHRQDRHYIQNLVESASVILQPLYAGHWQRINGLNGFGADSLLTKLDEYVATLATNQGDTYTTPFEVPTKQVVFGMDTVSADELYGYSRSGYVAGHEDRVEHVIIPETSSLVDRHYPGKGEASVIVPKYNNYLKNQQLWVHDTNIRIPLSLLGIPNVAKGETSTGETLGSHRAVVSYVVFRSLGLLLPETYDGDVEQRWGVGLAVRSPVFTVAVHTEHGGLIKDKLGVQVRLRFRVGHVGRRSNPQCVTWVTKPDSKEGVWTREGCVTSAAERGYGDYVNDTFINCTCDHLSSFAVILNDAEAEFLAEPSIAEDVTTYTGLILSLVLLLLAFIAFCLLRGAQTNSNTIHKNLTACIFIVQLLFLAALKIRHILVQQEFPCKMVAIGLHYFWLCVFTWLLIEGVHLYRMLTEMRDVNHGQMRFYYSCGYGLPAIIVGLSVGVRADQYGNYFFCWLSIYENVVWALVGPICTIVIIILLVFVLAIRASLTLKGHIEGFGNLRTLLWLGILFLPLLGATWVLAVLSVSEDLEILHYFFSVFSLLTALFVLVGYCLLNSRVRDSLYFMFLACTGRKVPYQETLSVARPSHSSRSALTYNDDFNILRRNIGISTASTTSRSTCKTSSSPYSRSEGVAVGGRVASSSTPSNYNSNTDINSQAHSVKSPYAYNDSTMFHRKHGGRGGRRRESESESELSLDHRSLDLASSHSSDEDDTTTHNGTLRVNERRTNPPPVPPKPSSYLPNIYDLDTTAEALPPAPHSMPGGGGGGPPLGGGPGGSPFLHNIRPLFATRWSSQLDSTYPYKEHNVPSPLWASERLSTTTASDNEMQDKADNLRVESRPSLARYMDQNRGRYSPAENQYGTYSPSSKHRFSPDPKKFSTLDARRNSPDARRYSPDVSGRLYPGQVPEGSPYAHESPYAHSGRRISPENLVVRTESRASRSSVDSMDKRRYSPTHQAQQQAAGTPRSQKRFLHQLAEDPSPEALPAPVVGGGAGGESSVEENNLNISPSDPPQSPSPPPILPAALMATHKIRAITLGISDSDKDSTETTV, encoded by the exons ATGTCACTCAGCTACCTTGACCTTATGGCGCGTCGTCGGGATGCTTTGAg GCGGCAGACGCAGAGCCGAGTGGATAGCGCAAGGTTGGGTGCTCGTAGGTTGACTGGGGACTCAGCAGTTTCTGGTGGATTTACGG ATGGGTTGAACGAAGTAACAGCTGAGATGACGCTGCAAGTGCGCCTGGTGACGGAGGCCATGCTGTTCAACTCGGTGACAGTGCGTATGGCTGACATGACACAGGAGGCCTTCTTGTCACCTCTCTTGTCATACTTCATTGACGGGTTGGCGGCCATCATACCGTGCCCGAGGgagaacatttttatttttaatattcag GACGACACGGACGTGGAGTCGCGCATCCTGAATGTGAGCTTCTCGGCCAAGCGGCCCGACGTGCCCGGCGAGGAGTTCTACGCGCCGCAGTTCCTCCGCGAGCGAGTGTATCTCCACCGCGCCGACCTGGTCAAGCTCGCCACCGTGGAG GTCCTTCCCTTCGACGACACCCTCTGCGTCCGCGAGCCCTGCCTCAACTTCGAGGAGTGTCTGAATGTGCTCAAGTTCGGCAATGCTTCGGGTTTTATATCATCCAATAGCATTCTTTTCCGTCCGATTTATCCGGTCAACACATTTGCTTGCAGGTGCCCCAAG GGCTTCACCGGAATGCGGGAACACTACGAGTGCGACACAGAGGTCAACCTCTGCTACAGCAACCCCTGCGGCAACCACGGCACCTGCATGCGGAGGGAAGGAGgctacacctgcgtttgtcttccGGAATTCACAG GCAAAAATTGCGAAGTAAACATGCTGAGTGGCCCCTGTGTGGACGGCATATGCGTACATGGCAGTAAATGTACGGAGGAGGACGGGCGAAGTGGAAACGGGGCAGGAGGCTTCAAGTGCACCAACTGTACACGTTCGTTGTACCACACCTCCACGTGCGAGCTGCGGGCGAGGAGGTTCTCTCGAGGGGCTTTCCTGACCTTCCCGACTCTGAAGCAGCGACACAGGATTCATATCAAGATGAG CTTCGCCACGAGGGAGCGCGACGGCCTCCTCCTCTACAACGGTCGCTACAACGAGAAACACGACTTCGTGGCCCTGGAGGTGGTGGGCGGGGCCGTCATGTTCTCCTTCAGCCTGGGCACCGCCACCACGAGGGTCACGGCCACGGTGCCCGGCGGCGTCGACGACGGAGACTGGCACACCGTCACCGTGGATTACTATAACAGG AGCGCCACCATCAGCCTCGACCACTGCGACTCCGCGCTCGCCGTCCGCTTCGGCCACCAGATCGGGGACTACCACTGCGCCAACACCACGGCTCAGATTCTCGACCCGAG GTGTGCCAGCTTGACGGAGTCCTGTCATAGGTTCTTGGACGTGACAGGGCCCCTTCAGATAGGTGGCCTGCCCGCCCTCCCCACAACTTACCAGGTCAGCCAGCAGCACTTCCATGGATGCATCCGCGATCTCTATGTCGACCATAAGTTCATCGATTTGGATTC ATACGTAGCAGATAACGGCACTTACCCAGGCTGCCCCGAGAAGAACAGCTTTTGCCGCTCTCACCCGTGTCAGAACGGCGGCTCTTGCAGGGAGACCTTTGGCACCTTCGTCTGCACTTGCCCGACGGGCTGGGGCGGGAGGTACTGCTCTGAAG AGCTTGAGGTGGTGAAGCAGTTCACGGGCGAGGGCTTCCTGGTGGTGACGCCGCACTTGCAGTCCATCAAACTACCGTGGAGCAACAGCCTCTCCTTCAGGACGCGAGAGCAGTTCGGTCTACTTGTCATCACTGCCGTCGGACAGAACGCTAACAGTATTATTGAG CTGGTCGACGGCTTCATCCAGTACCGCTACGAGAACACCACCATGAAGCTGACGGAGACGCGCGTGGATGACGGCCTGTGGCACAACGTGGAGGTGAAGTGGATGAGCAGGGAGGTATGGATCAACCTGGATTATGGGAACTACGAGATCACGCACTCGGTGGACTCGTGGGTGGCCGGGCTCTACATCGGCAAGGTCTCGGTCGGGGGCGTCCAGCCCTCGGACCCCGCCAAGGTCACGGGCTTCAAGGGATGCATCAAG GATGTCCGCGTGGGAAGCAACAAGAACATCCTGGCGCACCCGACGCACGAGGGCGGCGCCCGCAACGGCTGCGTTGCCTCCGACCCCTGCACGTCGCGCCCGTGCCCCGCGAACTCGCAGTGCGTCAACACCTGGCAGGGTTACGAGTGCAAGTGCAACAAGGGCTTCTTCGGGGACAAGTGCGCGGACGTGTGCACGCTGAACCCGTGCAGCAACAACGCCACCTGCGTGCATGACATCCACTCCCCGAAAGGCTATCGCTGCGAGTGCCCGACCTACAAGTTCTCTG GCGAGTACTGCGAGGTGGTGCTGGACCAGCCGTGCCCGACCAACTGGTGGGGTTACCCCGTCTGCGGCCCCTGCCACTGCGACGTCGACAAGGGCTACGACGGCGACTGTAACAAGACTAGCGGGGAATGTCGGTGCGAG GAAAATCACTACCAGCCGGAAGCCTCAGACGCCTGCTACGACTGCGACTGTTATCTGGTGGGGTCGTATGGGGGTTCATGCGACCCTCTGACGGGCCAGTGTCGGTGTCGCCCCGGGGTCATCGGTCGTCGCTGTGACCTTTGTGCAAACGCCTTCGCTCAGGTCACGATTAGAGGCTGCGAAA TCGTGTACGACGGATGCCCCAAGAATTTCGACATGATCTGGTGGGAGCAGACGGCCTTCGACGGAAAGACGGTCCAGCCGTGTCCCGCAGGAGCTCAAGGGCAGGCCAGCAGGTCGTGCCACAAGGAAGTCGGATGGGGAGCTCCGGACATGTTCAACTGCGTGTCGGATACTTTCATCGAACTGAGGGATCTG CTGCGGAGCCTCGATAATGAGGAGCTGGAGATCACTACCTATCTGGCCGTGAAGATCTCCGAGGACCTCAACTACGCCTGCTCGATCACGCCGTCCATGTGGGGCTCGGACGTCCTCATCGCCTCACGGCTTCTCATCGTCCTCCTCGAGTACGAGGGTCACCAGGAGGGACTCAACCTGACTCACAGACAGGACCGCCACTACATCCAG AACCTGGTGGAGTCAGCCAGCGTGATCCTGCAGCCCCTGTACGCCGGCCACTGGCAGCGAATCAACGGCCTCAACGGCTTCGGGGCCGACTCGCTCCTCACCAAGCTGGACGAGTACGTGGCAACGCTGGCCACCAACCAGGGCGACACATATACCACGCCCTTCGAAGTGCCCACCAAGCAAGTCG TGTTCGGGATGGACACAGTCTCCGCCGACGAACTGTACGGCTATAGTCGGTCTGGGTACGTAGCGGGGCACGAGGACCGCGTCGAGCACGTGATTATACCCGAGACTTCGTCCTTGGTGGACCGCCACTACCCGGGCAAGGGGGAGGCTTCGGTAATCGTGCCCAAGTACAACAACTACCTGAAGAACCAGCAGCTATGGGTCCACGACACGAACATCAGGATCCCCCTCTCGCTGCTCGGGATCCCCAATGTGGCGAAGG GCGAGACCTCGACGGGCGAGACCCTGGGCAGCCACCGCGCGGTCGTCAGCTACGTGGTGTTCCGCTCGCTTGGCCTCCTCCTCCCGGAGACCTACGACGGCGACGTAGAGCAGCGCTGGGGCGTCGGGCTGGCCGTCCGCTCGCCGGTGTTCACGGTGGCGGTGCACACGGAGCACGGGGGGCTCATCAAGGACAAGCTGGGCGTCCAGGTGCGGCTGCGGTTCCGGGTGGGCCACGTCGGCCGCCGCTCCAACCCGCAGTGCGTCACGTGGGTCACCAAGCCCGACAG CAAAGAGGGCGTGTGGACCCGCGAGGGCTGCGTCACGAGCGCCGCCGAGCGAGGCTACGGGGATTACGTCAACGACACCTTCATCAACTGCACCTGCGACCACCTCTCCAGTTTTGCCGTCATTCTGAACGACGCAGAAGCAGAG tTCCTTGCCGAGCCGTCCATCGCCGAGGACGTGACGACCTACACCGGCCTCATCCTGTCGCTGGTGCTGCTCCTCCTCGCCTTCATCGCCTTCTGCCTCCTCCGCGGCGCCCAGACCAACTCGAACACGATCCACAAGAACCTGACTGCTTGCATCTTCATTGTGCAGCTGCTTTTCCTCGCGGCTCTAAAGATCAGGCATATTCTTGTGCAACAGGAG TTCCCTTGCAAAATGGTAGCCATCGGCCTCCACTACTTCTGGCTGTGCGTGTTCACGTGGCTGCTCATCGAGGGCGTTCACCTGTACCGGATGCTCACGGAGATGCGCGACGTGAACCACGGCCAGATGCGGTTCTACTACTCCTGCGGCTACGGGCTGCCCGCCATCATTGTGGGCCTGTCCGTGGGCGTGCGCGCCGACCAGTACGGGAACTACTTCTT CTGTTGGCTAAGCATCTACGAGAACGTGGTGTGGGCCTTGGTGGGCCCGATCtgcaccatcgtcatcatcattctgCTGGTGTTCGTCCTGGCCATCCGCGCTTCCCTCACCCTCAAGGGACATATCGAAGGATTCGGAAACCTCAG GAcgctgctgtggctgggcatccTGTTCCTGCCTCTCCTCGGGGCCACGTGGGTGCTGGCGGTCCTCTCGGTGTCAGAGGACCTCGAGATCCTGCACTACTTCTTCTCGGTGTTCTCCCTGCTGACGGCCCTCTTCGTACTCGTAGGATACTGCCTCCTCAACAGCCGTGTCAGGGACTCACTCTACTTCATGTTCCTGGCCTGCACAGGGAGGAAGGTGCCCTACCAGGAGACCCTGAGCGTCGCGCGGCCGTCGCACTCCTCG CGTTCAGCCCTCACCTACAACGACGACTTCAACATCCTGCGGCGCAACATCGGCATCTCCACGGCCAGCACGACCTCCCGCTCCACCTGCAAGACCTCCAGCTCGCCCTACAGTCGGAGCGAGGGCGTGGCGGTGGGCGGGCGGGTGGCCTCCTCCAGCACGCCCAGCAACTACAACTCCAACACGGATATCAACTCCCAGGCGCATTCGGTCAAGTCGCCGTACGCGTACAACGACTCCACAATGTTCCATAGGAAACAcg GCGGTCGAGGAGGAAGACgtcgagagagcgaaagcgagagcgagctgAGCCTCGACCACCGCTCGCTCGACCTCGCCTCCTCCCACTCGAGCGACGAGGACGACACCACGACCCACAACGGAACACTCAGGGTCAACGAACGACGCACCAATCCGCCGCCCG TTCCTCCCAAACCATCGAGTTATCTGCCGAACATCTACGACCTCGACACCACGGCGGAGGcgcttccccccgccccccatagCATGcccgggggaggtgggggagggccgCCCTTAGGAGGGGGTCCGGGAGGATCGCCTTTCCTGCACAACATTCGTCCGCTCTTCGCCACTCGCTGGTCCTCGCAGCTGGACTCCACTTACCCCTACAAAG AGCACAACGTGCCGTCGCCTCTGTGGGCCAGCGAGAggctctccaccaccaccgcctcaGACAACGAGATGCAAGACAAGGCGGACAATTTGAGAGTAGAGTCCCGTCCTTCCCTTGCTCGGTATATGGACCAG AACCGCGGCCGTTATTCCCCCGCCGAGAACCAGTACGGCACGTACTCGCCCTCGAGCAAGCACCGCTTCTCGCCGGACCCGAAAAAGTTCTCGACGCTGGATGCCCGACGAAACTCCCCGGACGCCCGCCGTTACTCTCCTGACGTGAGTGGGCGCCTATATCCAGGGCAAGTGCCTGAGGGGAGCCCGTACGCCCACGAGAGCCCCTACGCCCACAGCGGGCGGAGAATCTCGCCGGAGAACCTTGTGGTAAGAACGGAGTCGCGCGCCAGCAGGTCGAGCGTGGACAGCATGGACAAGAGGCGCTACTCGCCCACGCACCAGGCGCAGCAGCAGGCCGCAGGGACGCCCAGGAGCCAGAAGAGGTTCTTGCATCAGCTGGCGGAAG ACCCGAGTCCCGAGGCCCTCCCGGCACCGGTCGTgggcggcggcgcgggcggggaGAGCAGCGTGGAGGAGAACAACCTCAATATCTCGCCCTCAGACCCCCCTCAgtcgccctccccgccccccatccTCCCCGCCGCCCTCATGGCCACCCACAAGATCCGCGCCATCACGCTGGGGATCTCAGACTCGGA CAAAGACAGCACTGAAACCACCGTGTGA